A single Streptomyces mirabilis DNA region contains:
- a CDS encoding ATP-binding cassette domain-containing protein, whose product MTDDALGTATASIRVSGLTVRHRRTTALDAVDLDFGPGVHGLLGPNGAGKTSLIRVLATIAEPTAGRVRMLGNDLRHRHKRGAVRRELGYLPQDFGYYPGFTVREFVAYVAWLKEVPAAAAPAAVEHAVARVGLADRIDAKVKTLSGGMIRRVGIAQAIVNDPRVLLLDEPTAGLDPEQRVEFRALLRELGRTATVIVSTHLVEDVAAACTDVTLIEAGHVAYRGTPQSLAAIGADGHESDGNAIERGYTTVLRGHRASTGAAR is encoded by the coding sequence ATGACGGACGACGCCCTGGGCACCGCGACCGCCTCCATACGAGTCTCGGGGCTGACCGTGCGGCACCGCAGGACCACCGCGCTGGACGCCGTCGACCTGGACTTCGGTCCCGGCGTCCACGGTCTGCTCGGCCCCAACGGTGCGGGCAAGACCTCCCTCATCCGGGTCCTGGCGACGATCGCGGAGCCCACCGCGGGCCGGGTGCGGATGCTCGGCAACGACCTCCGTCACCGGCACAAGCGCGGTGCGGTCCGCCGCGAACTGGGGTATCTGCCGCAGGACTTCGGGTACTACCCGGGGTTCACGGTGCGGGAGTTCGTGGCGTACGTGGCCTGGCTGAAGGAGGTACCGGCCGCTGCCGCCCCGGCCGCGGTCGAGCACGCCGTCGCCCGGGTCGGGCTCGCCGACCGTATCGACGCGAAGGTCAAAACGCTGTCGGGCGGCATGATCCGGCGCGTCGGCATCGCCCAGGCCATCGTGAACGACCCCCGCGTCCTGCTCCTCGACGAACCCACCGCGGGTCTGGACCCCGAGCAGCGCGTGGAGTTCCGGGCCCTGCTGCGGGAGCTGGGCCGGACCGCCACGGTGATCGTCTCCACCCACCTGGTGGAGGACGTGGCCGCGGCCTGCACGGACGTCACCCTGATCGAGGCCGGCCACGTCGCCTACCGCGGGACACCCCAGTCCCTCGCCGCCATCGGCGCCGACGGCCACGAGTCCGACGGCAACGCGATCGAGCGCGGATACACCACGGTCCTGCGCGGCCACCGCGCCTCGACGGGGGCCGCCCGGTGA
- a CDS encoding ATP-binding protein — protein MTNALLHGSLRDRLIRVRITAADSVLRVEVSDPRGERLPFPRATEGTDPFGRGLLLVGAPAQRWGGEPRSIGKTVYAEWDLAGRADLFAGAEE, from the coding sequence ATGACCAACGCGCTGCTGCACGGCAGCCTCCGGGACCGGCTCATTCGCGTACGCATCACGGCCGCCGACTCCGTACTCCGGGTCGAGGTGAGCGACCCGCGCGGCGAGCGGCTGCCGTTTCCGCGTGCGACGGAGGGCACCGACCCGTTCGGGCGGGGCCTGTTACTGGTCGGGGCGCCGGCCCAACGCTGGGGCGGCGAGCCCCGGAGTATCGGCAAGACCGTGTACGCGGAGTGGGACCTGGCAGGGCGAGCCGATCTGTTCGCGGGCGCGGAGGAGTGA
- a CDS encoding EamA family transporter has protein sequence MAANANRPALIALTALAPISWGSTYAVTTEFLPADRPLFTGVMRALPAGLLLLALARVLPRGAWWGKAAVLGALNIGAFFPLLFLSAYRLPGGMAAVVGSVGPLFVAGLAALLLGDRPTLRTLLTGIAAALGVSLVVLKAAGALDAVGVLAALAATASMSTGTVLTKRWGRPDGVGPLALTAWQLTAGGLLIVPVALLVEGAPPALDGRAVGGYLYLALANTAVAYWLWFRGIGRLSATQVTFLGPLSPLTAAVIGWAALGQALAPVQVAGMVLAFGATVFGQIGPRGGRPSAPGAGSFSSSERNGRKDSMDVTVPALRR, from the coding sequence ATGGCCGCGAACGCGAACCGTCCCGCCCTCATAGCCCTGACCGCGCTGGCCCCCATCTCCTGGGGCAGCACCTACGCCGTCACCACGGAGTTCCTCCCGGCCGACCGGCCCCTGTTCACCGGGGTGATGCGAGCCCTGCCCGCCGGGCTGCTGCTCCTCGCGCTGGCCCGGGTACTGCCGCGCGGTGCCTGGTGGGGGAAGGCGGCGGTGCTGGGCGCGTTGAACATCGGCGCCTTCTTCCCGCTGCTGTTCCTCTCCGCGTACCGGCTGCCCGGCGGTATGGCGGCAGTCGTCGGCTCGGTCGGGCCGCTGTTCGTCGCGGGCCTCGCGGCACTGCTGCTCGGCGACCGCCCGACCCTGCGGACGCTCCTCACCGGTATCGCCGCGGCCCTCGGTGTCAGCCTCGTCGTACTGAAGGCGGCCGGCGCGCTGGATGCGGTGGGGGTCCTCGCGGCGCTCGCCGCGACCGCGTCGATGTCCACCGGCACGGTGCTCACCAAGCGGTGGGGCCGGCCGGACGGGGTCGGTCCGTTGGCGCTCACCGCCTGGCAGTTGACGGCGGGCGGGCTGCTGATCGTCCCGGTTGCCCTCCTCGTCGAGGGCGCGCCGCCCGCGCTGGACGGCCGGGCGGTCGGCGGATACCTCTACCTCGCGCTGGCGAACACGGCGGTGGCGTACTGGCTCTGGTTCCGGGGCATCGGCCGGCTCAGTGCCACCCAGGTCACCTTCCTCGGCCCGCTGTCGCCGCTGACCGCGGCCGTCATCGGCTGGGCGGCGCTGGGGCAGGCGCTGGCGCCGGTGCAGGTGGCAGGGATGGTGCTGGCGTTCGGGGCGACGGTGTTCGGTCAGATCGGGCCGCGTGGCGGGCGGCCGTCGGCTCCCGGCGCTGGATCGTTCAGTTCTTCTGAAAGGAATGGTCGAAAAGATTCGATGGACGTGACGGTTCCCGCCTTGCGACGGTAG
- a CDS encoding zf-HC2 domain-containing protein: protein MTGWHASDDVVARYSDGSLPETDAWSLEKHLEGCGTCAARVSLAAREGAAGVVLAEVRDAVLTAVLESAPATAARHATAASPSVSTPTPAAVPSASSVPSALPAPPVPAASRRPRAVGGRLGRILWAAGPALRGAWAGAVALVAVGALALAYGGGLDGTRPLLLAAAPVVPVAGVALSYGRHADPLHEIVATSPSGGLRLVLMRTAAVLAVSVPLLTGAGLLLPATDPRLPQAPAAAAWLLPGLALTLATLALSGYVGCRTASAVVGGGWLLALAAPLITAPDPGLTARLAQQLSLYFTGASPQWGWATAAALCALLLAARRSAYDRLETM from the coding sequence ATGACCGGCTGGCACGCGTCCGACGACGTCGTCGCCCGTTACTCGGACGGTTCCCTTCCGGAGACGGACGCCTGGTCCCTGGAGAAACACCTGGAAGGCTGCGGCACGTGCGCCGCGAGGGTCTCGCTCGCGGCCCGGGAGGGGGCGGCGGGGGTGGTGCTGGCGGAGGTGCGGGACGCGGTGCTGACGGCGGTACTCGAGTCGGCGCCGGCCACGGCGGCCAGGCACGCGACGGCCGCCTCGCCCTCCGTGTCGACGCCGACCCCCGCCGCCGTACCGAGCGCATCCTCCGTACCGAGCGCACTCCCCGCACCCCCCGTACCCGCCGCCTCGAGGCGCCCCCGAGCCGTCGGGGGGCGGCTCGGGCGGATCCTCTGGGCGGCCGGGCCCGCCCTGCGCGGGGCCTGGGCGGGGGCCGTCGCGCTGGTCGCCGTGGGGGCGCTCGCGCTCGCCTACGGGGGCGGGCTCGACGGCACACGGCCGTTGCTGCTGGCCGCGGCTCCGGTCGTGCCCGTGGCGGGGGTCGCCCTCTCGTACGGACGGCACGCCGATCCACTGCACGAGATCGTCGCGACATCGCCCTCAGGCGGTCTGCGGCTGGTGCTGATGCGGACGGCCGCCGTACTCGCGGTGAGCGTGCCGCTGCTGACGGGGGCGGGGCTGCTGCTCCCCGCCACCGACCCGCGCCTGCCGCAGGCACCCGCGGCGGCCGCCTGGCTGCTGCCCGGGCTCGCCCTGACACTGGCCACGCTGGCGCTGTCCGGGTACGTGGGCTGCCGTACCGCCTCCGCGGTGGTCGGCGGCGGCTGGCTGCTCGCGCTCGCGGCGCCCCTGATCACGGCCCCCGACCCCGGCCTGACGGCCCGTCTCGCACAGCAGCTCTCCCTCTATTTCACCGGAGCCTCGCCGCAGTGGGGCTGGGCCACCGCGGCCGCGCTCTGCGCCCTCCTCCTCGCCGCGCGCCGTTCCGCGTACGACCGTCTGGAGACGATGTGA
- a CDS encoding FAD-dependent monooxygenase, giving the protein MNGKTNGKVNGTTASRNVIVVGAGPTGLLLAGDLATAGVPVTLVEKRPHKISNLSRAFVLHARTLEQLDARGLADELESHGRTVDRIRLFGRLSVALDTLPSRFNHLLVIPQYEVEKALERRAVEAGVRFVYETEVTGLRQDAAGVTLEVRGADGEAGELAGAYVVGVDGMRSAVREAVGLPFPGKSVIRSVVLADVLLAEEPESILTANAVGDAFAFMVPFGDGYYRVIGWHRGRNVPDSAPLELDEVKEIVRLSLGRDYGMHDARWMSRFHSDERQAPAYRVGRVFLAGDAAHVHTPAGGQGMNTGLQDAANLSWKLALVVNGHAGTDLLDTYQAERHPVGKAVLRSSGGIVRLAMAKHPWTLALRSAFTTVLNGVGPMRRKASGQITGIGFAYRAPRGSHALVGTRVPDVALKDGRLYEALRGGRFVLVAPTAAVRAYGLGDLKDRKDRLTVESWASDRRTTLLVRPDGYVAWAAESPDAATVETALAAALGD; this is encoded by the coding sequence ATGAACGGCAAGACGAACGGCAAGGTGAACGGCACCACCGCGTCCCGGAACGTGATCGTCGTCGGCGCCGGCCCCACCGGCCTCCTGCTGGCCGGGGACCTCGCCACCGCCGGAGTCCCCGTCACGCTCGTCGAGAAGCGCCCGCACAAGATCAGCAACCTCTCCCGCGCCTTCGTCCTGCACGCCCGCACTCTGGAGCAGCTCGACGCCCGCGGTCTCGCCGACGAGCTGGAGAGCCACGGCCGGACCGTCGACCGCATCCGCCTCTTCGGCCGGCTCTCCGTCGCCCTCGACACGCTCCCCTCCCGCTTCAACCACCTGCTCGTGATCCCGCAGTACGAGGTGGAGAAGGCGTTGGAGCGGCGGGCGGTCGAGGCCGGGGTGCGGTTCGTGTACGAGACCGAGGTGACCGGGCTGCGCCAGGACGCGGCGGGTGTCACGCTCGAAGTCCGGGGTGCGGACGGGGAAGCGGGGGAGCTGGCGGGCGCGTACGTCGTCGGGGTGGACGGGATGCGCAGCGCGGTGCGTGAGGCGGTGGGGCTGCCGTTCCCCGGGAAGTCGGTCATCCGGTCCGTCGTCCTCGCCGACGTCCTGCTCGCCGAGGAGCCGGAGTCGATCCTCACCGCCAACGCCGTCGGCGACGCCTTCGCCTTCATGGTGCCCTTCGGCGACGGCTACTACCGTGTGATCGGCTGGCACCGCGGCCGCAATGTCCCCGACAGCGCGCCGCTCGAACTCGACGAGGTCAAGGAGATCGTCCGGCTCTCCCTCGGCCGTGACTACGGCATGCACGACGCCCGCTGGATGTCCCGCTTCCACAGCGACGAGCGCCAGGCACCCGCGTACCGGGTCGGCCGGGTCTTCCTCGCCGGTGACGCCGCCCACGTCCACACCCCGGCCGGCGGGCAGGGCATGAACACCGGCCTCCAGGACGCGGCGAACCTCAGCTGGAAGCTCGCGCTGGTCGTCAACGGCCACGCGGGCACGGACCTGTTGGACACCTACCAGGCCGAGCGCCACCCGGTCGGCAAGGCGGTACTGCGCAGCAGCGGCGGGATCGTCCGGCTCGCGATGGCCAAGCACCCCTGGACGCTGGCGCTGCGCTCCGCGTTCACCACGGTCCTCAACGGCGTCGGCCCCATGCGGCGGAAGGCGTCGGGTCAGATCACCGGCATCGGCTTCGCCTACCGTGCCCCGCGCGGCTCCCACGCCCTCGTCGGCACCCGCGTCCCCGATGTCGCCCTGAAGGACGGCCGCCTCTACGAAGCCCTGCGCGGCGGCCGGTTCGTCCTCGTCGCACCGACGGCGGCCGTCCGGGCGTACGGCCTTGGCGACCTCAAGGACCGCAAGGACCGTCTCACCGTGGAGAGCTGGGCGAGCGACCGGCGTACGACACTGCTGGTGCGGCCCGACGGATACGTGGCCTGGGCCGCCGAGTCCCCCGATGCGGCGACGGTCGAGACGGCGTTGGCGGCGGCGCTGGGCGACTAG
- a CDS encoding TetR family transcriptional regulator gives MPDKELPAPTPSPAARRSDTTRSAILTAARERFAADGYERATIRAIAKDARIDPSMVMRYYGSKEGLFAAVLDVDLRLPGPDGLDPREVGRVLVGHFLDLWEENEVLTVLLRVGVTNPDGAERMQGIFRDQLMPVALRVCPDPEQAPARAALTASQVLGMAMARYVLRFQPAVALPREEVVAWLAPTVQRYLTAPHP, from the coding sequence ATGCCCGACAAGGAACTCCCCGCACCCACCCCGTCCCCCGCGGCCCGCCGCTCGGACACCACCCGCAGCGCCATCCTCACCGCCGCACGCGAACGCTTCGCCGCCGACGGCTACGAGCGCGCCACGATCCGCGCGATCGCCAAGGACGCGCGGATCGATCCGTCGATGGTGATGCGGTACTACGGCTCGAAGGAGGGACTGTTCGCCGCGGTCCTCGACGTCGACCTGCGGCTACCGGGCCCGGACGGGCTGGACCCGCGCGAGGTGGGCCGCGTCCTGGTGGGCCACTTCCTCGACCTCTGGGAGGAGAACGAGGTCCTCACCGTGCTGCTCCGGGTCGGCGTGACCAATCCGGACGGCGCCGAGCGCATGCAGGGCATCTTCCGGGACCAGCTCATGCCGGTCGCGTTGCGCGTGTGCCCCGACCCGGAGCAGGCGCCGGCACGGGCCGCGCTGACCGCCTCACAGGTGCTGGGCATGGCGATGGCCCGCTACGTCCTGCGTTTCCAGCCCGCCGTCGCGCTGCCACGCGAGGAGGTCGTGGCATGGCTGGCACCGACCGTGCAGCGGTATCTCACGGCGCCGCATCCGTAA
- a CDS encoding HNH endonuclease, with translation MPHVLVLNASYEPLGVVPLRRALVLVLENKAICLEESGAFMHSATVTVPAPSVVRLKRFVRVPYRGPVPLTRRALFARDGGRCMYCGGVATSVDHVIPRSRGGQHAWDNVVASCRRCNHTKADRHLVEIGWRLRHKPAPPTGLAWRIIGTGHRDPRWLPYLQPYGAEDAMARIDGISA, from the coding sequence GTGCCGCATGTCCTGGTCCTCAACGCGTCGTACGAGCCACTCGGCGTCGTACCGCTCCGCCGCGCGCTCGTCCTCGTCCTCGAGAACAAGGCCATCTGCCTCGAGGAATCCGGCGCCTTTATGCACAGCGCAACCGTTACTGTCCCCGCACCCAGCGTGGTCCGGCTGAAGAGGTTCGTACGGGTCCCTTACCGGGGGCCCGTTCCGCTGACCCGTCGGGCACTGTTCGCCCGCGACGGCGGCCGGTGCATGTACTGCGGTGGCGTCGCAACCAGCGTCGACCACGTCATCCCGCGCTCCCGCGGAGGTCAGCACGCCTGGGACAACGTGGTGGCGTCATGTCGCCGCTGCAACCACACCAAGGCCGACCGCCACCTGGTCGAGATCGGCTGGCGCCTGCGCCACAAACCCGCCCCGCCGACGGGGCTCGCCTGGCGCATCATCGGAACGGGGCATAGGGACCCGCGCTGGCTGCCCTACCTGCAGCCGTACGGCGCGGAGGATGCGATGGCCCGGATCGACGGCATTTCCGCCTGA
- a CDS encoding MarR family winged helix-turn-helix transcriptional regulator: MKTPQDPVDAIIEQWATVRPDLDTAAMEVFGRVSRLARTMGDRMEKAYTPFGISRGEFDVLATLRRSDAPYTLSPRQLSATLMLTTGGMTGRLDKLERAGLLRRSPDPHDRRGLQVTLTDKGLRLIDEAVGAGLAVQTEALAHLDEERAGQLADLLRELMTGTGA, from the coding sequence ATGAAGACGCCCCAGGACCCTGTCGACGCGATCATCGAGCAGTGGGCCACCGTCCGGCCGGACCTCGACACCGCCGCGATGGAGGTCTTCGGTCGCGTCTCCCGGCTCGCCCGCACGATGGGCGACCGGATGGAGAAGGCGTACACGCCCTTCGGGATCTCCCGCGGGGAGTTCGACGTGCTCGCGACCCTGCGCCGCTCGGACGCCCCGTACACCCTCTCGCCCCGGCAGCTCTCGGCGACGCTCATGCTCACCACCGGCGGAATGACCGGGCGCCTGGACAAGCTGGAACGCGCGGGGCTGCTACGGCGCTCCCCCGACCCGCACGACCGGCGTGGGCTCCAGGTGACGCTCACGGACAAGGGGCTGCGGCTCATCGACGAGGCCGTCGGCGCGGGGCTCGCCGTCCAGACGGAGGCCCTGGCCCACCTCGACGAGGAACGAGCCGGTCAACTGGCCGACCTTTTGCGCGAGTTGATGACGGGCACCGGCGCCTAG
- a CDS encoding mechanosensitive ion channel family protein: MEVPAVFLTALLASGSTPSPSPSATTDPTTATLQDAQQSATNAASWVEQNWSTWLAIGLRVLLILVIAGVLRVVVRRAITKLIDRMTRTVQAVDGTALGGLLVNVERRRQRSQAIGSVLRSVASFLIMGTAALMILGTFQINLAPLLASAGVAGVAIGFGARNLVTDFLSGVFMILEDQYGVGDTIDAGVASGEVIEVGLRVTKLRGDNGEIWYVRNGEVKRIGNLSQGWATAGVDVTVRSNEDLDKVKRTLDEVAEAMTKEEPWNERLWGPIEVLGLDSVLLDSMVVRLSAKTMPGKSLSVERELRWRVKRAFDAANIRIVGGPTVPPEEEPVDPTAAVAAPSVLGNPASPQSEATAPIPAPASAPSAPSAPK, encoded by the coding sequence CTGGAGGTACCTGCCGTGTTCTTGACCGCCCTGTTGGCTTCGGGGTCCACCCCGTCGCCGTCCCCCTCGGCGACGACGGACCCGACGACCGCCACGCTTCAGGACGCCCAGCAGAGCGCGACCAACGCCGCCAGCTGGGTCGAGCAGAACTGGTCCACGTGGCTGGCGATCGGTCTGCGCGTCCTGTTGATCCTGGTGATCGCGGGGGTACTGAGAGTGGTGGTGCGGCGGGCGATCACCAAGCTCATAGATCGCATGACCCGCACGGTCCAGGCGGTCGACGGCACGGCCCTGGGCGGTCTGCTGGTGAACGTCGAGCGCCGCCGGCAGCGCTCGCAGGCGATCGGCTCGGTCCTCCGCTCGGTCGCGTCCTTCCTGATCATGGGCACCGCCGCGCTGATGATCCTGGGCACGTTCCAGATCAACCTGGCCCCCCTGCTGGCCTCCGCCGGTGTCGCGGGTGTGGCGATCGGTTTCGGCGCCCGCAACCTGGTCACGGACTTCCTCTCCGGCGTCTTCATGATCCTTGAGGACCAGTACGGCGTCGGCGACACGATCGACGCGGGGGTCGCCTCCGGCGAGGTCATAGAGGTGGGCCTGCGTGTGACGAAGCTGCGCGGCGACAACGGCGAGATCTGGTACGTCCGCAACGGCGAGGTCAAGCGCATCGGCAACCTCTCCCAGGGCTGGGCCACGGCCGGCGTCGACGTCACGGTCCGCTCGAACGAGGACCTGGACAAGGTGAAGCGCACCCTCGACGAGGTCGCCGAGGCGATGACCAAGGAAGAGCCCTGGAACGAGCGCCTGTGGGGCCCGATCGAGGTCCTCGGCCTCGACAGCGTCCTGCTCGACTCGATGGTCGTCCGCCTCTCGGCGAAGACCATGCCCGGCAAGTCCCTCTCCGTCGAACGCGAACTCCGCTGGCGCGTCAAGCGCGCCTTCGACGCCGCGAACATCCGCATCGTCGGCGGCCCCACGGTGCCCCCGGAGGAGGAGCCCGTCGACCCGACCGCCGCGGTGGCGGCCCCGTCGGTCCTCGGCAACCCGGCCTCCCCCCAGTCGGAGGCGACCGCCCCCATCCCGGCCCCCGCCTCGGCCCCGTCCGCGCCGAGCGCACCGAAGTAG
- the malQ gene encoding 4-alpha-glucanotransferase — protein MAPSPPADPSPVDPSPAGPPDPHAPLARLAALHGVATSYSPSPDRTVAATDTAVVAALAALGVDASTPDAVRAALADREAETRERLLPPTVVCWGASPPAALAGLPAGTRLRITTEQGETRAAAEQLPPGVHTLHVTAPDGRTAEAHLVAAPARLPAPPGRTYGLLVQLYSLLSRRSWGMGDLGDLAELTAWAGRALGAGFVQVNPLHAAVPGTPTDPSPYRPSSRRFPDPVHLRVEDIPEFAHVDDPGRVRALLERAERLRESVLHKGALIDRDAVWELKREALELVREVPLGPGRRAAYVDFLAEEGEALEDHATWCALAEAYGPEWQRWPLGLRDPRSPETTRARGELMDRVDFHSRLAWLTDAQLATAQRSARDAGMAVGLVHDLAVGVHPGGADAWAQQEYFAAGMSVGAPPDAFNARGQDWGLPPWRPDRLAASGYAPYRRLLRALLRHAGALRIDHVMGLFRLWWVPQGQPPTEGTYVRYDAEAMLAILALEASRAGALVIGEDLGTVEPGVRETLHERGVLGTSVLWFERDWDGDGKPLPPERWRPDCLATATTHDLPPTASRLTGDHVELRDRLGLLTGSLEDERTAAAADTGEWLALLARLGLLHGAGDAGSAVSEEAEIQAVHRFLLRTPARMIGVWLPDTVGDRRPQNLPGTWDQYPNWRLPIADADGRPVTLEELAASPRLYALIDVLRGRSGDRGGRARGRDGDV, from the coding sequence ATGGCGCCCAGCCCGCCCGCGGACCCCTCGCCCGTCGACCCCTCGCCGGCCGGCCCTCCCGACCCGCACGCACCGCTGGCGCGGCTGGCCGCACTGCACGGCGTCGCCACCTCCTACAGCCCCTCCCCGGACCGTACGGTCGCGGCCACGGACACCGCGGTCGTCGCGGCCCTGGCGGCGCTCGGCGTCGACGCGAGCACCCCGGACGCCGTCCGCGCGGCCCTCGCCGACCGGGAGGCCGAGACACGGGAGCGGCTGCTGCCGCCGACGGTGGTGTGCTGGGGCGCCAGCCCGCCCGCCGCGCTCGCCGGACTGCCGGCCGGCACCCGGCTGCGCATCACCACCGAACAGGGCGAGACCCGCGCCGCCGCCGAGCAGCTCCCGCCCGGCGTCCACACCCTGCACGTCACCGCCCCCGACGGCCGCACCGCCGAGGCCCATCTCGTGGCCGCCCCCGCCCGGCTGCCCGCGCCGCCCGGACGCACGTACGGACTCCTCGTCCAGCTCTACTCCCTCCTCTCCCGGCGTTCCTGGGGCATGGGCGACCTCGGCGACCTCGCCGAACTGACCGCCTGGGCCGGCCGGGCGCTCGGCGCCGGATTCGTGCAGGTCAACCCCCTGCACGCGGCCGTACCCGGCACCCCCACCGACCCCTCCCCGTACCGGCCCTCCTCCCGCCGCTTCCCCGACCCGGTCCACCTGCGGGTCGAGGACATCCCCGAGTTCGCCCACGTCGACGACCCGGGCCGGGTACGGGCGCTGCTGGAGCGCGCCGAGCGACTGCGCGAATCCGTGCTCCACAAGGGCGCGTTGATCGACCGCGACGCCGTGTGGGAGCTCAAGCGCGAAGCGCTGGAACTGGTGCGCGAGGTGCCGCTCGGGCCCGGCCGCCGCGCCGCCTACGTCGACTTCCTCGCCGAGGAGGGCGAGGCGCTGGAGGACCACGCCACCTGGTGCGCGCTCGCCGAGGCGTACGGCCCCGAGTGGCAGCGGTGGCCGTTGGGCCTGCGTGACCCGCGCTCACCCGAAACCACCCGCGCCCGCGGCGAGTTGATGGACCGCGTCGACTTCCACAGCCGCCTCGCCTGGCTCACCGACGCCCAGCTCGCCACCGCCCAGCGCTCCGCGCGCGACGCCGGGATGGCGGTGGGCCTCGTGCACGACCTCGCGGTCGGGGTGCATCCCGGCGGAGCCGACGCCTGGGCGCAACAGGAGTACTTCGCGGCGGGCATGTCCGTCGGCGCGCCCCCGGACGCCTTCAACGCACGCGGCCAGGACTGGGGCCTGCCGCCCTGGCGCCCGGACCGCCTCGCCGCCTCGGGCTACGCCCCGTACCGCCGCCTCCTGCGCGCCCTCCTCCGGCACGCGGGCGCCCTGCGCATCGACCATGTCATGGGCCTGTTCCGGCTCTGGTGGGTGCCGCAGGGACAGCCGCCCACCGAGGGCACGTACGTCCGTTACGACGCCGAGGCGATGCTCGCGATCCTGGCCCTGGAGGCCTCGCGGGCCGGGGCCCTGGTGATCGGCGAGGACCTCGGCACGGTCGAGCCCGGCGTACGCGAGACGCTGCACGAGCGCGGGGTGCTCGGCACCTCGGTGCTGTGGTTCGAACGGGACTGGGACGGCGACGGGAAGCCCCTGCCCCCCGAGCGCTGGCGCCCCGACTGCCTGGCCACCGCCACCACCCACGACCTGCCGCCCACCGCCTCCCGGCTCACCGGCGACCACGTCGAACTCCGCGACCGGCTCGGCCTGCTCACCGGCTCCCTGGAGGACGAGCGGACCGCGGCCGCGGCGGACACGGGGGAGTGGCTGGCGCTGCTCGCCCGCCTCGGGCTGCTGCACGGGGCGGGCGACGCGGGTTCGGCGGTGTCGGAGGAGGCCGAGATCCAGGCCGTGCACCGCTTCCTGCTGCGCACCCCGGCCCGCATGATCGGCGTGTGGCTCCCGGACACGGTCGGGGACCGGCGCCCGCAGAACCTGCCGGGCACGTGGGACCAGTACCCGAACTGGCGGTTGCCCATCGCCGACGCGGACGGCCGCCCGGTGACCCTGGAGGAACTGGCGGCCTCGCCCCGGCTGTACGCGCTGATCGATGTGCTGCGGGGACGGTCCGGGGATCGCGGTGGGCGTGCGCGTGGGCGTGACGGAGACGTGTGA
- a CDS encoding RNA polymerase sigma factor → MGGHREDVTDAALLRAVADGDSAAMAALYDRHAGWLHTRLTRRCADPEVVREVLQDTFVTVWRSAATHRGAEAGGWLWTIAARRLVDARRVQERAERVEYATHVPAPSAEERVLAGLEYGDVGTALDRISPELREVLRATVVDGLTTRETARLLGIPEGTVKTRARRARAELRAALAHLNPPSAPFLDPSLLGGTA, encoded by the coding sequence ATGGGGGGCCATCGGGAGGACGTGACGGACGCGGCGCTGCTGCGGGCCGTGGCGGACGGGGACTCGGCGGCGATGGCCGCGCTGTACGACCGGCACGCCGGGTGGCTGCACACGCGGCTGACCCGGCGGTGCGCCGATCCCGAGGTCGTGCGGGAGGTGTTGCAGGACACCTTCGTGACCGTGTGGCGGTCGGCGGCCACGCACCGCGGCGCGGAGGCGGGCGGCTGGCTGTGGACGATCGCGGCGCGACGGCTCGTCGACGCGCGGCGGGTGCAGGAGCGGGCCGAGCGCGTCGAGTACGCGACGCACGTGCCCGCGCCCTCCGCCGAGGAGCGCGTGCTGGCGGGCCTGGAGTACGGGGACGTGGGTACGGCCCTGGACCGCATCTCGCCCGAACTCCGCGAGGTGCTGCGCGCCACGGTCGTCGACGGGCTGACCACCCGGGAGACCGCCCGGCTGCTCGGTATCCCGGAGGGCACGGTCAAGACCCGGGCGAGGCGCGCCCGCGCGGAACTGCGCGCGGCGCTCGCGCACCTGAATCCGCCCTCTGCCCCGTTCCTGGACCCATCGCTGCTGGGAGGCACGGCATGA